A part of candidate division WOR-3 bacterium genomic DNA contains:
- a CDS encoding LptF/LptG family permease codes for MKTIDRHILGEVVRFTLLALLSVVVIYLLIDLFEELNYFLTRKVSIFTVLLYYVYILPSAVTLLYPVSMLLAVFVVYGQMTRHRELHALESAGVRALRLFAPAVGFGLATVPAYLAGNEFLTIPANAALADLRSYKIEKRAIQTTVKRRDVFFVGESGRVYSIREYDSNGVMTGFSIEELGSDRKVRRRIDGASARYVPRVPGTDDTGAAAPDIRHPKSRIQNTAGVWVGYDVTVREFASDGTERMFLADTMVLSGITETPADFVRISRPVQETSTRELTHYIGKMRRAGEDVADEEVELHYRFSYSLIGLIVVLLGLPLSVRLRKGGVMFGLGLGLLVSFLYWGATQLCRAYGTSPVISPAMAAWIPNIVFGAIAVVLMLEMRQ; via the coding sequence ATGAAGACGATTGACCGCCACATCCTTGGAGAGGTCGTGCGTTTTACGCTGCTTGCACTGCTTTCGGTCGTGGTCATCTACCTGCTCATTGACCTGTTTGAGGAGCTGAACTACTTTCTGACTCGGAAGGTAAGCATCTTCACGGTGTTGCTCTACTACGTCTATATCCTGCCGTCAGCGGTGACGCTCCTGTATCCAGTGAGCATGCTGCTGGCGGTGTTCGTGGTGTACGGTCAGATGACGCGGCATCGGGAACTGCACGCGCTTGAGAGTGCCGGAGTCCGGGCGCTGCGGCTGTTTGCACCGGCAGTCGGGTTCGGCCTCGCCACGGTGCCAGCGTACCTTGCCGGCAACGAGTTTCTGACGATACCGGCCAACGCAGCGTTGGCAGACCTGCGCAGCTACAAGATTGAGAAGCGTGCGATACAGACGACAGTGAAGCGCCGCGATGTCTTCTTCGTTGGCGAGAGCGGCCGAGTTTACAGTATCAGGGAGTATGACTCGAACGGCGTCATGACCGGTTTCTCGATTGAGGAGCTCGGGTCAGACCGCAAGGTTCGACGCCGGATTGACGGCGCCAGCGCCCGTTACGTTCCTAGAGTCCCAGGAACAGATGATACCGGGGCCGCGGCTCCGGACATCCGTCATCCGAAATCCAGGATTCAGAATACTGCTGGGGTTTGGGTCGGCTACGACGTTACGGTCCGTGAGTTCGCATCAGACGGGACAGAACGGATGTTTCTTGCCGATACCATGGTGCTTTCTGGCATCACGGAGACGCCGGCAGACTTCGTGCGCATTTCCCGGCCAGTGCAGGAGACCTCGACCCGGGAACTTACGCACTACATCGGCAAGATGCGTCGAGCAGGCGAGGATGTGGCGGACGAAGAGGTGGAGCTTCACTACCGGTTCTCCTATTCGCTTATCGGACTCATCGTGGTCCTGCTCGGACTACCGTTGTCGGTACGGCTGCGTAAAGGCGGTGTGATGTTCGGGCTTGGACTCGGGCTGCTTGTTTCCTTTCTGTACTGGGGAGCAACCCAGCTATGCCGGGCATACGGCACCTCTCCCGTAATCAGCCCGGCGATGGCGGCGTGGATTCCGAACATTGTGTTCGGTGCGATTGCTGTGGTGCTGATGCTCGAAATGCGGCAGTGA
- a CDS encoding LptF/LptG family permease gives MSILQRYALRQFVPPFFLAVVILAFVLLMDRLFLLADLLVRKGVAVSVVSEIMVLSLPFVVSVCTPLGTLIAGVVTFGRMAEDNEIKVIRAAGIPVLRVFLPTAAVCCLLMVVMVGFNGFAVPESQHNVRNLLTDVARKKPALRVREGVFMDDFANYLIYIGTIDERRSRVKNVAIFERRQGKKTPGFVTAPQGEIAYTDDDRYMVLTLYDGEMHELGDSNNYRRLSFRRHVINVALDVELIRRDREFRGDQEMTLLQLLDQIRRLRKDEAEISAKVVAARAEAKSEPGRLKLDELMTRLQYKRLETGRYETEFHKSLSLAFSCFFFVLFGAPLGIVLRRGGIGTGFIVGLVFFAAFYVLLLAGENFADSGKVAPSLGMWLPNIVLTLPVTELAARAFFEKSLVREIVGHLRRMRR, from the coding sequence ATGAGCATACTCCAACGTTACGCGCTCAGGCAGTTCGTGCCGCCGTTCTTTTTGGCAGTTGTTATCCTCGCGTTCGTCCTGCTCATGGACCGGCTATTCCTGCTGGCAGACTTGCTGGTGCGCAAGGGCGTGGCGGTCAGCGTGGTAAGCGAAATCATGGTGCTGTCGCTGCCGTTTGTCGTGAGCGTATGTACACCGCTCGGCACGCTGATCGCAGGTGTGGTAACCTTTGGCCGGATGGCCGAGGACAACGAAATCAAGGTAATCCGTGCCGCGGGTATCCCGGTGCTGCGCGTTTTCCTGCCGACCGCAGCGGTATGCTGTCTCCTGATGGTTGTAATGGTCGGGTTCAACGGGTTTGCAGTGCCGGAGTCGCAGCACAACGTCCGCAATCTTCTCACCGACGTGGCAAGAAAGAAGCCGGCTCTGCGCGTACGTGAAGGTGTCTTCATGGACGATTTTGCAAACTATCTCATCTACATTGGGACGATCGACGAGCGTCGGTCGAGGGTGAAGAACGTGGCGATATTTGAACGCCGCCAGGGTAAGAAAACACCCGGGTTCGTCACTGCACCGCAGGGCGAAATCGCCTATACTGATGACGACCGGTATATGGTGCTGACACTCTACGACGGCGAGATGCATGAACTTGGAGACAGCAACAATTACCGCCGGTTGAGTTTTCGCAGGCATGTCATCAACGTTGCCTTGGACGTGGAGCTAATCCGGCGCGACCGGGAGTTCCGGGGTGACCAGGAAATGACCCTGCTGCAGCTTCTGGATCAGATTCGCAGGCTTCGCAAGGACGAGGCCGAGATCAGCGCCAAGGTGGTAGCGGCAAGGGCCGAGGCAAAGAGCGAGCCTGGCCGGCTCAAGCTCGATGAGCTTATGACGCGGCTGCAGTACAAGCGGCTGGAGACCGGCCGTTATGAGACCGAGTTCCACAAGAGTTTGTCCCTGGCGTTCTCTTGTTTCTTTTTTGTTCTTTTCGGGGCACCGCTCGGAATAGTCTTGCGCCGAGGTGGGATCGGCACCGGGTTTATCGTCGGACTTGTGTTCTTTGCCGCGTTCTACGTGCTTTTGCTTGCTGGCGAGAACTTTGCTGATTCTGGTAAGGTGGCGCCGTCCCTCGGTATGTGGTTGCCGAATATTGTCCTGACGCTACCGGTTACAGAACTTGCGGCCCGGGCGTTCTTCGAGAAATCACTCGTCCGGGAGATTGTTGGCCACCTGCGTCGAATGCGCAGATGA
- a CDS encoding MGMT family protein, whose protein sequence is MRTTAGQEVTRLAHTPFCLVRVVWSRGRVARVVLRAKPKSARLDPKLGPRLLSVLRGEGTPRVLRMDASGLSTFARKVIGLCARIRPGRVMTYAELAKAAGRPNAARAVGQVMARNPFPLLVPCHRVVGVDGRLVGFGGGRLMKEALLSAEGWSFAGRGRNRRVVLKNSRVR, encoded by the coding sequence ATGAGGACGACCGCTGGTCAAGAAGTGACCAGGCTTGCGCACACGCCGTTTTGTCTGGTACGTGTTGTCTGGTCCCGGGGCAGGGTTGCCAGAGTGGTTCTGCGTGCCAAGCCAAAGTCGGCCCGGTTGGACCCAAAGCTCGGGCCTCGGCTTCTGTCTGTCCTGCGCGGGGAGGGAACACCCAGGGTGTTGCGCATGGATGCTTCAGGGCTTAGCACATTTGCCCGCAAGGTTATTGGTTTGTGTGCCCGTATCAGGCCGGGTAGGGTGATGACTTATGCCGAACTTGCCAAGGCGGCTGGAAGGCCGAACGCGGCACGGGCTGTAGGTCAGGTGATGGCCCGTAATCCGTTTCCGCTGCTCGTTCCGTGTCATCGGGTGGTAGGCGTAGATGGCAGACTTGTCGGGTTCGGCGGAGGGCGGTTGATGAAGGAGGCGCTGCTTTCGGCTGAAGGCTGGAGTTTTGCGGGCCGCGGTAGGAACCGTAGGGTCGTCCTGAAGAATAGCAGGGTCCGGTAG
- a CDS encoding MBL fold metallo-hydrolase, with translation MVERLVVGPLATNCYVLMSADELAVIDPGGDAELILGKIEELVAARDDCQKMRVKYVINTHGHIDHVAADKPVLDATGAQLLIGELDAVMLTHPERSLAVLVGFRMEPLRPDRTLADSDEIVVGNERMRVVHTPGHTPGGITLIGNGFAFTGDTLFVDSIGRVDFPGGSEVQMQYSLGRLQTLLPRDTMLYPGHNEPGTMARALLVNPFLGSVWPG, from the coding sequence GTGGTCGAGCGTCTGGTAGTCGGGCCGCTGGCAACAAACTGCTACGTACTAATGTCGGCCGACGAACTGGCAGTTATTGATCCCGGGGGAGACGCAGAGCTGATACTTGGGAAAATCGAGGAGCTGGTTGCGGCCAGAGACGACTGTCAGAAGATGAGGGTCAAGTACGTCATCAATACTCACGGTCATATTGACCATGTGGCAGCCGACAAGCCGGTGCTGGATGCGACCGGGGCCCAGTTGCTTATCGGTGAACTGGACGCCGTGATGCTTACACATCCGGAGCGGAGTCTTGCGGTTCTTGTGGGTTTCAGGATGGAGCCACTTCGTCCGGACCGCACGCTGGCCGATAGCGATGAAATTGTCGTGGGCAACGAGCGGATGCGGGTTGTCCATACTCCGGGCCATACACCGGGTGGGATAACGCTCATCGGCAACGGGTTTGCCTTTACTGGGGATACACTGTTTGTTGACTCGATCGGCCGGGTCGATTTTCCAGGTGGTTCAGAAGTTCAGATGCAGTACTCGCTCGGCCGACTTCAGACACTTCTGCCCCGTGATACAATGCTCTACCCTGGTCACAATGAGCCTGGCACCATGGCCCGGGCGCTGCTTGTGAACCCCTTCCTGGGCAGCGTCTGGCCGGGGTGA